The following DNA comes from Nocardioides panzhihuensis.
TAGACCGGTGACGACGGGCTGAGGACTGCGCGCAGGCCGTACTGCAGGACCGATGGCTCGGGAAGGGGCACCGCGATGCTCGGCGTCAGCCAGCCGGCGTTGCCCCAGCTCGACCCGGCAGCGACGCCGTCGCGATCGACGACGGTGACGTCGACGCCGGACTCCTGGAGGTACCACGCGGTGGACAGACCGACCATGCCGGCGCCGACGACGGCGACTCGGCGCGGCGAAGAGGTGCGAGCGGCTGAGTTCATGGGTTCATCGTCGCCGCCCGGGCCGGCGAGGCCGCTGCCCGTTCGCGACAACTCGAAGCCCGTCGATTGTGTCCAGAGCCCAACGGACGACGCCCGGCCGAACCATCGATGTCACAGCTTCGGCAGGTGCACCGTCACAAGGTCTGAAGGTATCCGCTCACTGTCCGAAACTTTGGAGACATCATGAACATCGCCCTCTGGGTCGTTGCCGGCGTATTCGGCGTCGCCTACACCACCGGCGGCATCATCAAGCTGACGATGCCCTACGAGAAGTACGCAGCCAAGCTGCACTGGCCCGAGGACTTCACGCCCGGCAACGTGCGGTTCATGGGCATGCTCGAGGTACTGGGTGGCATCGGGCTGGTGGTGCCTGCACTGGTCGGCGTGGCGCCGATCCTCGTACCGATCGCGGCGTCGGGTTTGGCGCTCTACATGGCGGGAGCGACCACCGAACGGCTGCGGCGCGGTGAAAAGGAGCTCGTCGTGGACCTGCTCTTCCTGGCCGCGATGCTCTTCGTCGCATGGGGGCGTTTC
Coding sequences within:
- a CDS encoding DoxX family protein, with the protein product MNIALWVVAGVFGVAYTTGGIIKLTMPYEKYAAKLHWPEDFTPGNVRFMGMLEVLGGIGLVVPALVGVAPILVPIAASGLALYMAGATTERLRRGEKELVVDLLFLAAMLFVAWGRFGLEPF